Part of the Triticum urartu cultivar G1812 chromosome 2, Tu2.1, whole genome shotgun sequence genome, GGCTCGTCTCCAACAACAGCAAGTTTGCGCTCGGCTTCTTCAAGATGGACAGTAAGTCCTCTCACACCTACCTCGGCATCTGGTTCAACAAGGTCCCTAAGATAATGCCGGTTTGGTCTGCCAACGGCGAGAGCCCGGTCATCGACCCCATCTCGCCGGAGCTCGCAATCGCCGGTGACGGTAACTTGGCCATATTAAATCAGGCCACCAAGAAAGTCATATGGTCTACCCATGCCAATGTCACAACCAACGACACCAAAGCTGTGCTCATGAACAATGGCAACTTCGTCCTACAGAGCTCCTCAAACCCATCCATAGTCTTCTGGCAGAGCTTTGACTACCCAACCGATACCCTTCTCGCCGGCGCAAAGATTGGCTGGGATAAGACCACCGGTCTGAACCGCCGCCTTGTTTCGAGGAAAAATCTGATTGACCAGGCTCCTGGTCTCTACACTCTGGGGCTAGGACAGAATAGGCTTGGTCATCTCCTGTGGAACTCAACCCTAGAATTCTGGACCAGTGGGGCATGGAACGGCCGTTACTTCAACCTAGCACCCGAGATGATTGGCGCCTTGACACCAAATTTCACATTCATAAACACTGAGAATGAGTCCACCTTCATGTACACATTGCGGGATGACACGGCCATTGTGCAATGTGCAATAGATGTCTATGGCCAAGGGCTGGTGGGTGCATGGTTGGAACCCATACATAACTGGTTGATCAATTACAGGCAGCCTATCTTTCAATGCGACGTCTTTGCAACCTGTGGACCTTTCACAATCTGTAGAGAAAATGCGGATCCACTCTGCAGCTGCATGAAGGGTTTCTCGCTGGGATCACCCAAGGACTGGGATCTGGGAGACCGAAGCCATGGGTGCAGGAGGAACACTCCATTAGGCTGTGAGAATGAGGGAAACAAGCCAGGTCTTGCAGCTAAGTTCTACCCCGTGCAAGGTATGAGGTTGCCCCATGAGGGAGCAAAAGTACCGGCCGCGACAAGTGGAGATGACTGCCAACGGATTTGCTTGGGCAACTGTTCTTGCACTGCATATTCCTACGGTAAAGGTGGCTGCTCTATTTGGCATGGGAAATTGTACAATGTAAAACAACAATCTGATGCTTCTTCAGCAGCAAACGGCGATACGCTTTATATCCGCCTTGCCGCAGCAGAGCTGCCAGAAAGTGTGGTAAGTAAGAAGCAGAGTGGAATCAACCTCGTCGGTGCTGCGGTTGGTGCAAGCGCTGCTGCTCTTGTCCTGGTGATTCTTGGATTGGTGATTTGGAGTAAAAAAGGGAAGTGGTTTACTAGCACGCCGGTAAATGGAGTTGGGATCATTTCATTTCGGTATGCT contains:
- the LOC125540134 gene encoding G-type lectin S-receptor-like serine/threonine-protein kinase At2g19130, whose protein sequence is MTLLHVFLGLLLSLHAASRHGAAMDTVSAGNGHGLAGTDRLVSNNSKFALGFFKMDSKSSHTYLGIWFNKVPKIMPVWSANGESPVIDPISPELAIAGDGNLAILNQATKKVIWSTHANVTTNDTKAVLMNNGNFVLQSSSNPSIVFWQSFDYPTDTLLAGAKIGWDKTTGLNRRLVSRKNLIDQAPGLYTLGLGQNRLGHLLWNSTLEFWTSGAWNGRYFNLAPEMIGALTPNFTFINTENESTFMYTLRDDTAIVQCAIDVYGQGLVGAWLEPIHNWLINYRQPIFQCDVFATCGPFTICRENADPLCSCMKGFSLGSPKDWDLGDRSHGCRRNTPLGCENEGNKPGLAAKFYPVQGMRLPHEGAKVPAATSGDDCQRICLGNCSCTAYSYGKGGCSIWHGKLYNVKQQSDASSAANGDTLYIRLAAAELPESVVSKKQSGINLVGAAVGASAAALVLVILGLVIWSKKGKWFTSTPVNGVGIISFRYADLQRATKNFTERLGGGSFGSVFKGYLSDSVTLAVKRLEGAHQGDKQFRAEVSSVGIIQHINLVKLIGFCCKGDERLLVYEFMPNQSLDVHLFKANGTVLDWSLRYQIAIGVARGLAYLHTGCRDCIIHCDIKPENILLDTSFVAKIADFGMAKVLGREFSQALTTTRGTIGYLAPEWISGSAVTSKVDVYSYGMVLFEIISGRRNSSQVGDGDYSAFFPLQVARKLLSGEIGSLVDPNLQGDVNLEEVARVCKVACWCIQDNEFDRPTMAEVVQFLEGVIEVDMPRVPRLLNAITAGVGSPTSDT